A window of the Tiliqua scincoides isolate rTilSci1 chromosome 5, rTilSci1.hap2, whole genome shotgun sequence genome harbors these coding sequences:
- the LOC136653213 gene encoding vomeronasal type-2 receptor 26-like → MANHLEFPPEHYQAGDLLIGGMASQLITDIDTEDFSELPRIRRMELPGAVPRNYQAVLSLVYAVKEINENPTILPNISLGLHVENDLFDARMIYQNTLKLLSDQENVIPNFKCGNHKNLIAVIGGSDTSNSLLINTILSIYRIPQVAYGTFATWKSGGTQTSTFYNMNHSAQYQYNGIVRLLLHFQWNWVGVIGSESEIGQTFTETLTAKLSQHDICIAFTKTVPGSESLLIFISDEGMWDIISSLTNTKATVCIIYADIQTMGTFHTFLLVETISIGKVWIMTAHWDSSSQLIIQASSKKNFHGSFSFAVHSAEIPEFQKVLQRLHSEWEKERFLMTVFLEGVSNCSLPNFKEGQENNETCSESKLEDIPETLVDMSTTRQSYSIYSAAHAIAHALHAMHMSRTRPKVNGDKLGPPALQPWELHPFLKMSFNNSVGEKVSLDQEGKFAAGLDLINWVVFPNQSFLGVKVGRVDPQTLLGKELTINVDSIKWHSWFDQEVPPSSLCSDHCQPGHSKQKKEGMPFCCYDCPPCPEGKISNQKGVQYREQPPKSTREEIPTAPQRLDQSSIGIPKIKDVESCFQCQEDQYPNRDKDQCLPKGLNFLSHEEPLGITMAVLALSLSLATVMVLGIFIRHQNTPIVKANNRDLTYSLLVSLLVCFLCCFLFIGQPQPITCCLRQPAFAVTFSLAISSVLAKTITVVLAFMAIRPGSRMRLWLGKRLTLSVVLSCSMLQITLCTVWLCTSPPFPALDLHSLAEDIVLECNEGSSVLFSCVLGFLGIMALVSFIVAFFARKLPSTFNEAKFITFSMLVFCTVWVSFVPAYLSTKGKYMVAVEIFSILASGAGLLGCIFVPKCYIILLRPELNRKEHLTQVKLTE, encoded by the exons ATGGCAAATCACCTGGAGTTCCCACCTGAGCATTACCAGGCAGGCGATCTTCTCATTGGTGGGATGGCATCTCAGCTCATCACGGATATTGACACTGAAGACTTCAGTGAACTTCCCAGAATACGGCGTATGGAACTACCTGG TGCAGTACCAAGGAATTACCAGGCTGTCCTCTCCTTGGTATATGCTGTCAAAGAGATCAATGAGAACCCCACAATTTTGCCAAATATCAGTTTGGGACTTCACGTTGAAAATGACCTTTTTGATGCAAGGATGATTTATCAGAATACCCTGAAACTTCTGTCTGATCAGGAAAATGTCATCCCTAATTTCAAGTGTGGCAACCATAAAAATCTAATAGCTGTCATTGGGGGATCTGACACAAGTAATTCCCTCTTGATAAACACCATCTTAAGCATCTATAGGATTCCAcag gttgcttatggcacgtttgctacaTGGAAAAGTGGTGGGACCCAGACCTCTACCTTTTACAACATGAATCACAGTGCTCAATACCAGTATAACGGGATTGTTCGATTActcctgcatttccaatggaaCTGGGTTGGGGTCATTGGGTCCGAATCTGAAATAGGACAGACATTCACAGAGACACTGACAGCAAAGCTTTCCCAGCATGACATCTGTATCGCCTTCACAAAAACTGTGCCAGGCAGTGAATCTCTTTTGATCTTTATCAGTGATGAAGGCATGTGGGATATAATCTCTTCTCTCACAAACACCAAAGCAACTGTCTGCATCATATATGCAGATATACAGACCATGGGTACATTCCATACATTCCTACTTGTGGAAACCATCTCTATTGGCAAGGTGTGGATCATGACTGCCCACTGGGATTCTTCATCACAGTTAATAATCCAGGCTTCGAGTAAAAAAAACTTCCATggttccttctcttttgcagtcCATTCTGCGGAAATACCGGAGTTCCAAAAGGTCCTCCAGAGGCTACATTCAGAGTGGGAAAAAGAACGGTTCTTAATGACAGTCTTTTTAGAAGGGGTCTCCAACTGTTCCTTGCCAAACTTCAAGGAGGGTCAAGAAAACAATGAAACCTGCTCTGAGTCAAAGCTGGAGGATATTCCTGAGACACTGGTGGATATGAGCACAACCCgtcaaagctacagcatctacagtGCTGCCCATGCCAttgcacatgctttacatgcaatGCACATGTCCAGAACCAGGCCAAAGGTGAATGGAGACAAACTGGGACCTCCAGCTCTGCAACCTTGGGAG cttcaccctttcctgaaGATGTCATTTAATAACAGTGTGGGAGAGAAGGTTTCTTTGGATCAGGAGGGCAAATTTGCAGCTGGACTTGATCTTATCAACTGGGTTGTTTTTCCAAACCAATCCTTCTTGGGAGTGAAAGTAGGAAGGGTGGATCCTCAGACTTTATTGGGCAAGGAGTTGACCATTAACGTGGACAGTATCAAATGGCACAGCTGGTTTGACCAGGAG GTGCCTCCTTCCTCATTATGCAGTGACCACTGTCAGCCAGGCCACAGCaagcaaaagaaagaagggatgccattttgttgctatgattgtcctccgtgtccagaagggaagatttctaaCCAAAAAGGTGTTCAGTATAGAGAACAACCTCCAAAATCAACCAGGGAAGAAATTCCTACTGCTCCTCAGCGTTTGGACCAATCTAGCATTGGAATACCCAAGATCAAGG atgtgGAAAGCTGTTTCCAGTGCcaagaagatcaatatccaaacaggGACAAAGATCAATGCCTTCCCAAGGGTCTAAACTTCCTGTCTCACGAAGAGCCTTTGGGGATCACCATGGCTGTCTTGGCACTGTCTCTTTCTCTGGCCACAGTTATGGTGCTAGGAATCTTCATCAGGCACCagaacactcccatcgtcaaagccaacaatcgggatctCACCTATTCTCTACTCGTCTCCCTCTtggtctgcttcctctgctgttttctattcattggccagcctcagCCAATCACCTGCTGCCTACGACAACCTGCTTTTGCAGTTACCTTCTCCCTGGCTATTTCTTCTGTactggccaaaaccatcactgtggttcttgcATTCATGGCTATCAGGCCAGGGTCCAGAATGAGACTGTGGCTGGGGAAGAGACTCACACTCTCTGTTGTTCTCTCTTGTTCCATGCTTCAAATAACTCTGTGCACGGTGTGGCTCTGCACAAGtcctcccttccctgctttgGACCTGCATTCTCTGGCAGAAGACATTgtgctggaatgcaatgaaggctcgTCTGTCCTCTTTTCTTGTGTTCTGGGCTTCCTGGGCATCATGGCTCTcgtcagcttcattgtggctttctTTGCTCGGAAGCTGCCCAGCAcgttcaacgaagccaagttcatcaccttcagcatgctggtcttttgcactgtttgggtatcttttgttccagcttacctgagcaccaaaggaaagtACATGGtcgccgtggagatcttctccatcttggcatCTGGTGCTGGTTTGCTTGGTTGTATCTTTGTCCCCAAATGTTATATCATTCTCCTGAGACCAGAGTTAAACAGGAAAGAGCATCTCACACAAGTTAAGCTGACAGAATAg